In Frederiksenia canicola, the sequence CGTTTTGCCTTTGATGATAAAGCCAATTGACATCGCAAAAATCACGGCGATAAAAAAGCCGAAAGTCAGTAAAATGGTTTCCATTTTTTATTCCTAATAAGTTGTTTTCATCATAAACGGTCACTTTTGCAAAAAAATTGACGAAAGTGACCGCTTGTCGTCGGGATTATTTCGTCAGTTTTTCAAACTCACTCGACATTTTGGTTTCATAATCTTGACCATTTTTAATGATCATAAAAATCGCCAATTTCTCACGCTCCGCCACTTCCAGAGCTTTTTCTGGTCCTAACACAAACAAGCCTGTCGATAAACCATCTGCAGTCATTGATGTGTCTGCAATAACGGTAATCGAAGCTAAATTATGTTGAATCGGCTTGAGCTGTTTAGGATCAATAATATGAGACAAACGATTACCCTGCTCATCTTCAAAATAATTGCGATAATTGCCCGATGTGGCAAAGCCTTTGTTATCCAATGGAACAATCGTCTCAACCGCTTGACCTTGAGCAAAAGTTGGTTTCTCAATCGCAATTTGCCATGGTTTGCCGTGAAGGTTTTTACCTTTACCACGCAGTTCACCACCAATTTCAACTAAATAGTGATGTAAGCCTAAGGTTTCTAAGTGTCTTGCGACTTTATCCACCCCAAAGCCTTTGGCAATTGAAGAAAGATCGATGTATAAATTCGGCTCATATTTGATTAAGCCATATTTGTGATCCGATTTTTCGACCGCTAGTTTCTCAATGCCTACAGACTTAGATCGCTCTGCAATCTGCTCTGCCGTTGGCTCTTTATTTAATCGCTTATCAGGACCGAATCCCCACAAATTCACAAGCGGCCCAACGGTAATATCCAAAGCACCTTCTGTGATTTTATTTAACCGAATAGCTTCTTCAACAACAAACGCAAAATCAGGCGAAACAGTAAAAAGTGAATTGACATGATTGTAACCATTAAAGGCTGAAATCTGTGAATCTTTTTGATAAGTTGACATTTGGTTATTCACTTCTTTCAGCACAGCATCAATTTGCTGTTGAATCTTTTCTGGATTAGGTAAATTATCAACAAGACCATCATCAATATATTTTACATGATAAGTTGTTCCCATTGTCTTACCTTCTAAGGTGACTTGCCGTGACTCTTTTTCACAAGCTGCCAGCAATAATGCAAATGCAGCAGAAAAAAGCCAAGTGGATAAAATTTTCGTTTTCACAAACACTCCTTAAGAAAACTATAAAAAATAAACGAAAAAATAATGGATACATTTTCGTTTATTTTTTGCTTCAAATACAAGCGGTCATTTCTTGCAAACGTTTTGCAAAATCTGACCGCTTGTTATCAATCTGAGACTGTTAGGTTAGCCACCGAAATCATCGAGTAAGATGTTCTCGTCTTCAACACCGAGATCTTTGAGCATCTTAATCACCGATGCGTTCATAATTGGTGGACCACACATATAGTATTCACAATCTTCAGGAGCTTCGTGATCTTTCAAATAGTTTTCATAAAGCACGTTGTGAATAAAGCCTGTGTAACCATCCCAGTTATCGCCCGGTTGCGGATCAGAAAGTGCAACGTGCCATACGAAGTTGTCATTTTCAGCGGCTAAGCCGTCAAAGTCTTCAACATAGAACATTTCACGTTTTGAACGTGCACCATACCAGAACGACATTTTACGTTTTGATTTCAAGCGTTTGAGCTGATCGAAAATGTGTGAACGCATTGGAGCCATACCTGCACCACCACCGATGAAGACCATTTCCGCATCAGTATCTTTTGCAAAGAATTCACCGAATGGCCCAGAAATGGTGACTTTATCACCAGGCTTTAATGACCAAATATATGAAGACATTTGACCTGGTGGAACATTTGGATTATTTGGTGGTGGCGTCGCAATACGCACGTTCAACATAATAATGCCTTTCTCTTCAGGGTAAGATGCCATTGAGTAAGCACGTACAATTGGCTCATCCACTTTTGAAACATAACGCCAAAGATTAAATTTATCCCAATCTTCGTGATATTCTTTGTCGATCAGTTCTTTATAATCTTCATAGTTAACCACGTGAGGAGGTGCTTCAATTTGAATATAACCGCCAGCACGGAATGGTACCTCTTCACCTTCTGGAATTTGCAATTTAAGCTCTTTGATGAAGGTTGCTTTGTTATCGTTAGAGATAACGGTACATTCCCATTTTTTCACACCGAAGATTTCTTCAGGTAATTCGACATCCATACTGCCTTTTACGTTTACTTGGCAAGCAAGACGATAGCCTTCTTTCGCTTCACGTTTGGTGATGTGGGAAAGTTCTGTTGGTAGGATTTCGCCACCACCGCTTTTCACTTTCACTAAGCACTGACCACAAGAACCACCGCCACCACACGCAGAAGAAACGAAGATCCCTTTGCTCGCTAATGCACCCAATAATTTCCCACCTGCTGGTAAGGTAATTGCTTTACTTGGGTCATCGTTGATGGAGATGGTAATATCGCCTGAATCAACTAACTTGGATTTAGCGAATAGGATAAATACTGCAAGGACTAATACCAGGGCAGTAAATACCACAATACCGAAAATAAAATTATCCATTCGATACGCTCCTTATAACTGAATGCCTGAGAAAGACATAAAGCCAAGTGCCATTAAGCCTGTAGTGATAAAGGTAATCCCTAAACCACGTAAACCTGCTGGAATATCAGAGTATTTCATTTTCTCTGTTAGACCCGCTAATGCCACAATCGCTAACATCCAACCTGTACCTGCACCAACGCCATAAACTACTGACTCCGCGAAGTTATATTCACGTTGTACCATGAAAGATACACCACCGAAGATCGCACAGTTTACTGTAATGAGAGGTAAGAAGATCCCTAAAGCACTGTATAAAGCGGGGAAGAACTTATCTAAAATCATCTCAAGCACTTGTACTAATGCTGCAATCACACCGATGAAGGTAATGAAGTTTAAGAAAGTTAAGTCTACCCCCTCAATTAATGCATTCTCTTTCAATACATGTGTGTAAACTAATTGGTTTGCAGGTACCGCAATACCAAGTACCACGATAACGGCAATTCCTAAACCAAATGCGGTTGAAACTTTCTTTGAAACCGCAAGGAATGTACACATACCAAGGAAGAAAGAAAGTGCCATATTTTCAATAAATACGGACTTAACAAATAGACTAATATAATGTTCCATAGACTATTTCTCCACTTGCTCTGGTTTCCATGTTCTGATTGCCCAGATCACAAAACCAATAATAAAGAATGCACTTGGTGCTAATAAGAATAGACCGTTTGCTTGGTACCAACCACCGTCTTGAACTGTTTGGAACACAGTCATGCCAAAGAGCTTACCTGAACCAATCAATTCACGGAAGAAACCAACTACAAGTAACATTGCACCATAACCTAAGCCGTTACCGATACCATCCACAAAGCTTTCAAGTGGTTTGGATTTCATTGCAAACGCTTCTGCACGTCCCATGACGATACAGTTAGTAATAATCAAACCAACGAATACCGATAATTGTTTAGAAAGATCATACGCATAAGCACGTAGTAATTGGTCAACTAAGATTACCAATGATGCGATGATCGCCATTTGCACAATAATACGGATGCTGTTTGGAATGTAGTTACGGATGCAAGAGATAAAGAAACTTGCAAATCCCGTTACAAAACTTACCGCGATTGCCATTACCACGGCTGTTTCTAATTTAGTCGTTACCGCTAACGCAGAACAGATACCTAAAATTTGTAACGCAATTGGGTTGTTATCTGCAATTGGAGATAACAATAACTTTTTAAGATTTGAGCCAGCCATTAGTTAGCCCCCGCTTTTAATTTTGCTAAATATGGACCAAAGCCGTTAGCACCAAACCAATATTTGAAAGTTCCATCTACGCCATTTGACGTTAAAGTTGCACCAGATAAACCATCGATACCATGATCTTTATCTGCTGAAGCACCTTTAGCAATCGTAATTGCTGAATCACCTTTCTCATTTTGTAATTTTTTACCAACGAAATTCGCCTGCCAACGTGGATTTTCAATCTCACCACCTAAGCCCGGTGTTTCACCGTGATCATAGAAAGTAATACCTTTAATCGTGTTACCATCTGGCTGTACTGATACGAAACCATACATTACAGACCACAACCCCGTACCATAAATTGGTAATACAACTTGGCTTAATTGCCCTTCTGCATTTTTCACTAAATATACTTCTGCATATTTAGCACGAGCACGTAAACCAGCCTTATCTACTTCTGGTGCAATTACTACGTTTTGTGCTGGATCTTTAGCAGCAGCTTTCGCATCAAAGTTCATTACACCTTCAACATATTCGCCAGTTGCTAAATCAACGATTTTCGGCTCAATATTTTTAACGTAAATTTCTTTGATTTGACTTTTCTTCGTATCCGCTTGCAATAAGCCTGCCACACTTAGAATGTTTTTCTGTTTATCAAGTTGTTTTTGTTCTTCTTGGGTCGGTTTTAATAATACCGCTGCCCCTGCAACAATTAAAGAACAGATTAAACTTAATAACACAACGACGGTGAGTGTTCCGCCAATGCTATCTTTATTAAATTTAGCCATTGCGTGCCTTCCTACGTTTAATGTTACCTTGAACCACTAAATAATCGAAGATTGGTGCAAATAAGTTAGCAAATAAGATTGCTAACATCATACCTTCTGGATAGGCTGGGTTTGCAACACGAATCAGAACACACATTACTCCGATTAAAATGCCATACCACCATTTACCTTTGTTAGTAAAAGCCGCAGACACTGGGTCAGTTGCCATAAAGAACATACCTAATGCGAAACCACCTAACACCAAGTGCCAATGCCATGGCATCGCAAACATCGCATTTGTTTCTGAGCCGATTAGGTTGAATAACGTTGCAGTTGCCGCCATACCAATCATTACACCCGCAATGATTCTCCAAGAAGCAATACGTGCGAATACAATAATTGCCGCACCGATCATCAACATTAAAGTTGAAACTTCACCTACAGAACCAGGTAGATTACCTAAGAAAGCATCCATCCAAGTGATTGTTTCGCCAGTTGCCACGTGTTTTAACGCGACTTGACCGCCACTTGCCCATTGTGAAAGCGCTGTTGCACCAGAGAAGCCATCTGCCGCAGTCCAAACTAAATCACCAGAAATTTGAGCAGGGTATGCGAAGAATAAGAACGCACGACCCGCTAACGCTGGGTTCATAAAATTCTTACCCACACCACCAAATACTTCTTTCGCAACAACAACACCAAAGGTTGTCGCTAATGCGGCTTGCCATAATGGTAATGTTGGTGGCACGATTAAGGCTAATAAGATAGAAGTTACAAAGAAGCCTTCGTTGATTTCGTGTTTACGCACCATTGCGAATAACACCTCCCAGAAACCACCTACCGCAAAGACGGTTAAGTAGATTGGTAGGAAGAAAATCGCCCCTAATAACATTTTCGCTAATGCACCTGCATCTTGATTTAAGATACCTAAACTATTAGCAAGAGCAAAGTGCCAGTCTTTTGCAACACTATTCGCCACGTTTTGTGCGAAATCCCCAACGGCTAATGCCATAATTGACTGGTTACCTACGTTATACATCCCCCAGAACATCGCAGGGAATAACGCAAGCCATACGATTAACATCATACGTTTAGAGTCAATCGCATCACGCACGTGAGCATCTTTGCGTGTTACAGTGCCGGGAGTATAGAAAATGGTATATGCTGCTTCAAACAGAATGTAGAATTTTTCATATTTTCCACCTTTCTGGAAAGCAGGTTCCATTTTATGAAAAAGATCTTTTAAAGCCATTTGATTAACCTTCCTTCTCGATCTTATCTAACGCTGCACGCAACATTGGTGCATAGTCATTTTTACCTGGACAAACAAAGGTACAAAGTGCCAAATCTTCTTCATCTAACTCTAAGCAACCTAACGCTTGTGCTGAATCTGTATCACCAGATGCCAAGTCACGCAACAGCAATGTTGGGAGAATATCTAACGGCATTACACGCTCATAAGAGCCGATGGGTACCATCGCACGATGGCTACCATTTACTGCCGTAGTAAAGTTGAATAATTTCTTCGCAAACGCACCTAACGTCGTACGAGTGATAGAGAATTTATGTGAATACGGGGCAATCATTCCTAAGAATTCTTGCTCACGACCTTCTGCTAACACTGATACTTGCAATGCATAACGACCTAAATAGTCGTGAGCCCCTTCTGCTTTTGCCCCTGATAATACAGAACCTGAAATCACACGATTTTCAACGTCTTGCAATTCATTTGCAGTTAATTGTGAAAGGTTTGCACCTAAACGAGTACGTACTAAACGTGGGTTTTTCACTGTTGGGCCAGCAAGGGCAACCACACGATCCGTAAATAGTTCACCTGTTGTGAATAATTTACCGATAGCAATCACATCTTGATAGTTCAAATACCACACTTGTTTTGTGATGCTAACCGGATCGATAAAGTGAATATGTGTGCCGCTCAAACCAGCTGGGTGAGGACCAGAGAAAGCAGTTACTTTCACATTTGGTACATCAGCATTTGGTGTGGTGCTGTCTGGTGCACGACATAAATGAATGGTTTTCTCGCCATTGAATAAACGACTTAATACCGTTAAACCATCAACGAAATCCTGCTTGTGTTCATTTAAAATCACCTCAGGATCTGCCGCCAATGGATTGGTATCCATCGCATTCACGAAAATTGACGAAGGTACCGCATCTAATGCAGGCACTTTACTGAATGGACGAGTGCGGAATGCAGTCCATAAGCCTGATTCCACTAGGTTTTGTTTGACTTGCTCGCTACTTAAAGTGGCAAGGTCAGCCGCGTTATAGCGGCTAAAGGTAATTTGCTCATCACCCTCAACTTTGATAACGACTGACTGAAGAACACGTTTTTCGCCACGATTGATCGCTACAACCGTGCCGCTTGCTGGGGAAGTAAAGACAACGCCAGGGTTCTTTTTATCTTCAAAAAGCACCTGACCTTTTTTCACTACATCACCTTCACGCACCTTCATAGAAGGACGCATACCCACATATTCTTCGCCAAGCACAGCAACTTCAGTAACGGTATTGCCGTTATGGATTACTTGCTCAGGTTTTCCCGCAATCGGAAGATCTAAGCCTTGTTTAATTGTAATCATATTGTTTGCACTACTTTTTGTTGGGTTAAAAATATGATTGCAGACAAGCTGCAATCGCTTTATTGAGCCGTAGCGAAGTCAGAAATAAACGAAAGTTCCCCACCTACTTCCGCTTGCTACATTAAGTTCTCAAATCGGATCTCTATTTCAGTCCTGCTGAAATAAAATAAAACGTGGCATTTTACCTGAAAAAGAGTACTCAATTCTAGTTTAACCACATTTTTTTAACATCCCCCCTAGAAAAATTTGATCTTCTTCAAGTTTTCTCTCACACACCCCGCCTAAAAAAACGACAAACGGTCAGTTTTTGTAACAAATTTGCAAATTTTTTAGCTAAAGTGACCGCTTGTATCTTGGCAAAATTTGACCCTAGTCAAAAAAGACACATCGGAGTAGAATAGCCTCACGATTTTTTAGAAGGATTTTACTAATGAATATTACCATTTCAGACGCGGCACAAAGCCACTTCCGTAAATTGCTCGATCAGCAAGAAGAAGGGACGAACATCCGCATTTTCGTAGTCAACCCTGGCACTCCAGGTGCGGAATGCGGCGTCTCTTATTGCCCACCTAATGCGGTAGAAGCAACCGATACCGAAATGAAATTTGCTCAATTTTCGGCGTTTATTGACGACATCAGCTTGCCATTTTTAGACGAAGCAGAAATTGATTATGTGACGGACGCAATGGGGGCACAGCTCACCATGAAAGCGCCAAATGCGAAAATGAAAAAAGTTGCAGACGATGCCCCATTCATTGAGCGTTTAGATTATGTGATCCAAACCCAAATCAACCCGCAACTTGCCAGCCATGGCGGGCGTGTTACTTTGATTGAAATCACCGAGGATAAATATGCGATCCTGCAATTCGGTGGTGGTTGTAATGGTTGCTCAATGGTAGATGTCACCTTGAAAGAAGGGATCGAAAAACAACTAATTGCGATGTTCCCTGAAGAACTCGTTGGCGTAAAAGATGCCACCGAACACCAGCACGGCGAACATTCTTACTACTAAGTTGAAAAAAGAAGCGACTGAATATTTTTTATCCAGTCGTTTTTTTTCTTTTCATGATGTTCGCCCCAAATTACGTCAAGCGACCCAATTTTATAATCGTTTGTCACCCTACTCCACCATAAAACAGGCGATTTTGGCACCATCTGGGTAGGTTTTGAGTTCTGGCCGTTCTTGACTGCAACGTTCAGTTGCTAAACGACAGCGGGCGTGGAAGGCACAACCTTTTGGTGGATTGAGTGGGCTTGGTAGCTCTCCCGTTAGTTTAATTCGCTCACGGCGATGCTCTGGGTTCAGTCTTGGAGTCGCCGATAACAATGCTTGGGTATAAGGGTGGCGAGGGTTGCTGAAAATCGTTTTGGTATCGCCCTGCTCGACCACCCGCCCGAGATACATCACCATCACTTCATCAGCGATATGTTCAACCACGGACAAATCGTGTGAAATAAACACGTAAGACAAGCCCATTTCTTCCTGCAATTCCATCATCAAATTCAGTACTTGGGCCCGCACCGACACATCCAGTGCCGAAACAGGTTCATCCGCCACAACGATATCTGGCTCAAGCATCAAGCCACGAGCAATCGCAATCCGCTGGCGTTGCCCGCCCGAAAACATATGCGGATAACGGTCGTAAAACTCTGGTTTCAAACCGACTTTTGCCATCATCGCCAACACTTTTTCTTTGCGTTCAGCGGCAGTTAGATCCGTATTGATCAGTAACGGCTCTTCTAAAATGGTGCCGATTTTTTTGCGGGGATTGAGCGATGCATACGGATTTTGGAACACAATTTGGATTTTTTTGCGGCGTAATTTCACCGTTTCCCGATCATTTTCCAAAAAGTTTTGCCCGTTATAAAACAATTCGCCTTCCGTTGGGCATTCAATCATCGTCAGCATTCGTCCTAAAGTCGATTTGCCACAGCCCGACTCACCTACAACTGCCAAGGTTTTGCCTTTTTCCAGACGGAATGATACACCGTCTACCGCTTTAACTAATTTCGGCTTAGAAAATAGCCCTTTTTTAACGGGATAATATTTTTTGAGATCCACCGCATCAAGAAGCGGTGGGATTTGAGTATCTTTTTGCATATTTCTATTCTTTTGTAGGGGCGGAGCTATGTATCCGCCCGTTGCGTCCGATATTTTCGGGCGGACACACAAGTCCGCCCCGACATACAGATATTAGCTCGGCATTCCGTCCGTATTCAACGGTGTATGGCATTTCACCTGTCTACCATTGATGTGATGTAATGCTGGTTCTTGGGTACGACAGAGATCAGTGGCATACGGGCAGCGTGGGTTGAGTAGACAACCTTGTGGGCGATCGTATTTACCTGGTACAACCCCAGGGAGCGACTGCAAACGAGATTTGCCTTCCGCGAACTCTGGCAAAGCGCGCAATAATGCTTGAGTGTAGGGGTGTAGCGGAGATTTAAAAATTTCCTCTGCTCGCCCTTCTTCAACCACTTGCCCTGCATACATCACAATAATACGGTGAGCTGATTCAGCAACTAGGGCTAAATCATGGGTGATTAGGATCAACGCCATATTCTCTTTGCGTTGTAATTCCAATAGCAAATCAATGATTTGGGCTTGAATAGTAACATCTAAAGCCGTGGTTGGTTCGTCTGCAATCAACAATTTTGGGTTACAAGCGATCGCCATTGCGATCATCACCCGCTGGCTCATTCCACCAGAAAGTTGATGGGGATAAACGTCTAAACGGGAAGTGGGATCGGGAATTCCCACCATCGTCAAAAGCTCGATCGCCCGCTCTTTTCGCCATTGACGGCTACCGCCTTGATGCACCTTCAACGCTTCCATGATTTGAAAACCGACTGTATAGCTTGGGTTGAGACTGGTCATTGCGTCTTGGAAAATCATTGACACGTCCGCCCCAACGATTTTCTGCTTCTCTTTGGCACTCAACGCTAACAAATCATTGCCATTAAATTCTAAGGCGTTGGCATACACTTTACCTGGGTAATCAATCAACCCCATAATCGCCAGCGAGCTAACTGATTTGCCCGAGCCAGATTCGCCAACAATGCCTAATACTTCGCCTTCATTAACCGTATAACTAATGCGATCCACCGCTTTAAAAGGCGCTTTTTGATCGCCAAAATGAACGGAAAGTTCGTTTACTTCTAATAATGCCATTTTCCGCTCCTACTGTTTTAATTTCGGGTCAAGAGCATCACGCAATCCATCGCCCATTAAGTTAAAGGCTAATACTAAAGATAAAATCGCTAAGCCTGGGATAGTAACAAGCCAATTTGCTGACTGCATAAAGCCACGAGATTCTGCGAGCATCGTCCCAAGCTCTGGTGTTGGTGGCTGTGCCCCGATACCTAAGAAACCAAGGGCCGCGAGCTCTAAGATTGCGTTAGAGATTCCCATAGTCATTTGTACGATGAGTGGAGCTAAACAGTTTGGTAAAATCACGATAAACATTAATCGCCATACACCGGCTCCTGCTACACGAGATGCGGTAACATAATCACGATTTTTTTCACTGAGCACTGACGCACGGGTTAAACGTACATAACTCGGAATTGAGACCACCGCAATTGCAATGGCCGCATTAATCAGTGATGGACCAAGAATAGTCACCACACCGATGGTCAAAAGCAGACTTGGGATCGCCAACATGATATCGACAAATCGCATAATGATAATGTCGACCATTCCGCCGTAATAACCTGCCAACAAACCTAAAATCACACCGAATACGCAAGAGAGCAGTACAATAATCAATCCGATAAAGACCGACAATCTAGCACCATAAATGATACGGGAAAGAATATCCCGCCCGATGTCATCCGTGCCTAAAATATAGGAACTGTTCCCCCCTTCAAACCACATCGGTGGCAATAATAATGCCGAACGGTTTTGTTCGATTGGGTCAAAAGGGGCGATAACGCTTGCAAACACGCTCGCTAAAAACACCACGGCAATAAACGCCAAACCAATCACCGCCCCACGATTCTGGCAAAAATAGTGCCAAAATTCCTGCAATGGTGTTTTAGGTGCAGGGGATGTAATTTCAATACTAGACATTAACACTCCAACTTTATTAGTAAGGTGAGTCTTGCCCACCAAGTACCGCAACAAGCGGTCAGATTTTTCAATAATTTTGCAAATGGTCGGGCAAGTCCCACCCAACACAATTAGTTATGTCGAATCCGTGGATTCACTACACCGTAGATCAGGTCCACCGCTAAATTCACTAAG encodes:
- the nfuA gene encoding Fe-S biogenesis protein NfuA, with product MNITISDAAQSHFRKLLDQQEEGTNIRIFVVNPGTPGAECGVSYCPPNAVEATDTEMKFAQFSAFIDDISLPFLDEAEIDYVTDAMGAQLTMKAPNAKMKKVADDAPFIERLDYVIQTQINPQLASHGGRVTLIEITEDKYAILQFGGGCNGCSMVDVTLKEGIEKQLIAMFPEELVGVKDATEHQHGEHSYY
- a CDS encoding NADH:ubiquinone reductase (Na(+)-transporting) subunit B, coding for MALKDLFHKMEPAFQKGGKYEKFYILFEAAYTIFYTPGTVTRKDAHVRDAIDSKRMMLIVWLALFPAMFWGMYNVGNQSIMALAVGDFAQNVANSVAKDWHFALANSLGILNQDAGALAKMLLGAIFFLPIYLTVFAVGGFWEVLFAMVRKHEINEGFFVTSILLALIVPPTLPLWQAALATTFGVVVAKEVFGGVGKNFMNPALAGRAFLFFAYPAQISGDLVWTAADGFSGATALSQWASGGQVALKHVATGETITWMDAFLGNLPGSVGEVSTLMLMIGAAIIVFARIASWRIIAGVMIGMAATATLFNLIGSETNAMFAMPWHWHLVLGGFALGMFFMATDPVSAAFTNKGKWWYGILIGVMCVLIRVANPAYPEGMMLAILFANLFAPIFDYLVVQGNIKRRKARNG
- a CDS encoding Na(+)-translocating NADH-quinone reductase subunit A, which encodes MITIKQGLDLPIAGKPEQVIHNGNTVTEVAVLGEEYVGMRPSMKVREGDVVKKGQVLFEDKKNPGVVFTSPASGTVVAINRGEKRVLQSVVIKVEGDEQITFSRYNAADLATLSSEQVKQNLVESGLWTAFRTRPFSKVPALDAVPSSIFVNAMDTNPLAADPEVILNEHKQDFVDGLTVLSRLFNGEKTIHLCRAPDSTTPNADVPNVKVTAFSGPHPAGLSGTHIHFIDPVSITKQVWYLNYQDVIAIGKLFTTGELFTDRVVALAGPTVKNPRLVRTRLGANLSQLTANELQDVENRVISGSVLSGAKAEGAHDYLGRYALQVSVLAEGREQEFLGMIAPYSHKFSITRTTLGAFAKKLFNFTTAVNGSHRAMVPIGSYERVMPLDILPTLLLRDLASGDTDSAQALGCLELDEEDLALCTFVCPGKNDYAPMLRAALDKIEKEG
- a CDS encoding FAD:protein FMN transferase; this encodes MKTKILSTWLFSAAFALLLAACEKESRQVTLEGKTMGTTYHVKYIDDGLVDNLPNPEKIQQQIDAVLKEVNNQMSTYQKDSQISAFNGYNHVNSLFTVSPDFAFVVEEAIRLNKITEGALDITVGPLVNLWGFGPDKRLNKEPTAEQIAERSKSVGIEKLAVEKSDHKYGLIKYEPNLYIDLSSIAKGFGVDKVARHLETLGLHHYLVEIGGELRGKGKNLHGKPWQIAIEKPTFAQGQAVETIVPLDNKGFATSGNYRNYFEDEQGNRLSHIIDPKQLKPIQHNLASITVIADTSMTADGLSTGLFVLGPEKALEVAEREKLAIFMIIKNGQDYETKMSSEFEKLTK
- a CDS encoding ABC transporter permease subunit, yielding MSSIEITSPAPKTPLQEFWHYFCQNRGAVIGLAFIAVVFLASVFASVIAPFDPIEQNRSALLLPPMWFEGGNSSYILGTDDIGRDILSRIIYGARLSVFIGLIIVLLSCVFGVILGLLAGYYGGMVDIIIMRFVDIMLAIPSLLLTIGVVTILGPSLINAAIAIAVVSIPSYVRLTRASVLSEKNRDYVTASRVAGAGVWRLMFIVILPNCLAPLIVQMTMGISNAILELAALGFLGIGAQPPTPELGTMLAESRGFMQSANWLVTIPGLAILSLVLAFNLMGDGLRDALDPKLKQ
- a CDS encoding Na(+)-translocating NADH-quinone reductase subunit C; translated protein: MAKFNKDSIGGTLTVVVLLSLICSLIVAGAAVLLKPTQEEQKQLDKQKNILSVAGLLQADTKKSQIKEIYVKNIEPKIVDLATGEYVEGVMNFDAKAAAKDPAQNVVIAPEVDKAGLRARAKYAEVYLVKNAEGQLSQVVLPIYGTGLWSVMYGFVSVQPDGNTIKGITFYDHGETPGLGGEIENPRWQANFVGKKLQNEKGDSAITIAKGASADKDHGIDGLSGATLTSNGVDGTFKYWFGANGFGPYLAKLKAGAN
- a CDS encoding NADH:ubiquinone reductase (Na(+)-transporting) subunit D is translated as MAGSNLKKLLLSPIADNNPIALQILGICSALAVTTKLETAVVMAIAVSFVTGFASFFISCIRNYIPNSIRIIVQMAIIASLVILVDQLLRAYAYDLSKQLSVFVGLIITNCIVMGRAEAFAMKSKPLESFVDGIGNGLGYGAMLLVVGFFRELIGSGKLFGMTVFQTVQDGGWYQANGLFLLAPSAFFIIGFVIWAIRTWKPEQVEK
- the dppD gene encoding dipeptide ABC transporter ATP-binding protein, with the protein product MALLEVNELSVHFGDQKAPFKAVDRISYTVNEGEVLGIVGESGSGKSVSSLAIMGLIDYPGKVYANALEFNGNDLLALSAKEKQKIVGADVSMIFQDAMTSLNPSYTVGFQIMEALKVHQGGSRQWRKERAIELLTMVGIPDPTSRLDVYPHQLSGGMSQRVMIAMAIACNPKLLIADEPTTALDVTIQAQIIDLLLELQRKENMALILITHDLALVAESAHRIIVMYAGQVVEEGRAEEIFKSPLHPYTQALLRALPEFAEGKSRLQSLPGVVPGKYDRPQGCLLNPRCPYATDLCRTQEPALHHINGRQVKCHTPLNTDGMPS
- the nqrF gene encoding NADH:ubiquinone reductase (Na(+)-transporting) subunit F, whose protein sequence is MDNFIFGIVVFTALVLVLAVFILFAKSKLVDSGDITISINDDPSKAITLPAGGKLLGALASKGIFVSSACGGGGSCGQCLVKVKSGGGEILPTELSHITKREAKEGYRLACQVNVKGSMDVELPEEIFGVKKWECTVISNDNKATFIKELKLQIPEGEEVPFRAGGYIQIEAPPHVVNYEDYKELIDKEYHEDWDKFNLWRYVSKVDEPIVRAYSMASYPEEKGIIMLNVRIATPPPNNPNVPPGQMSSYIWSLKPGDKVTISGPFGEFFAKDTDAEMVFIGGGAGMAPMRSHIFDQLKRLKSKRKMSFWYGARSKREMFYVEDFDGLAAENDNFVWHVALSDPQPGDNWDGYTGFIHNVLYENYLKDHEAPEDCEYYMCGPPIMNASVIKMLKDLGVEDENILLDDFGG
- the nqrE gene encoding NADH:ubiquinone reductase (Na(+)-transporting) subunit E; amino-acid sequence: MEHYISLFVKSVFIENMALSFFLGMCTFLAVSKKVSTAFGLGIAVIVVLGIAVPANQLVYTHVLKENALIEGVDLTFLNFITFIGVIAALVQVLEMILDKFFPALYSALGIFLPLITVNCAIFGGVSFMVQREYNFAESVVYGVGAGTGWMLAIVALAGLTEKMKYSDIPAGLRGLGITFITTGLMALGFMSFSGIQL
- a CDS encoding peptide ABC transporter ATP-binding protein, with amino-acid sequence MQKDTQIPPLLDAVDLKKYYPVKKGLFSKPKLVKAVDGVSFRLEKGKTLAVVGESGCGKSTLGRMLTMIECPTEGELFYNGQNFLENDRETVKLRRKKIQIVFQNPYASLNPRKKIGTILEEPLLINTDLTAAERKEKVLAMMAKVGLKPEFYDRYPHMFSGGQRQRIAIARGLMLEPDIVVADEPVSALDVSVRAQVLNLMMELQEEMGLSYVFISHDLSVVEHIADEVMVMYLGRVVEQGDTKTIFSNPRHPYTQALLSATPRLNPEHRRERIKLTGELPSPLNPPKGCAFHARCRLATERCSQERPELKTYPDGAKIACFMVE